A segment of the Devriesea agamarum genome:
GGAAGCGCCTCAGGAGTCGCGGCGCCTAAACGAAAGAAAGAAGGGTCCGAGGGTGTGCTCACAGGCTCGAACCTACCGCACGTCTATGGGGTGACCGCACGTTAATGGGCCTACCCTGCGTTTAAGCCCGACCGTACGCCCATAAGACCTCGTATCCAGGTCTGCATAGCCCGGTCTGCCGTGCGAAGTCGATACGGGATTAAGTCAGGCCACCCCATGCATGGTCTGACTGGGCACGTGCTGATCCGGCTGGGATGAACAGGGTAACCCCCACTAGGCTGCGAGCATGACTGTTCCGCCGCCACTGCTCGTCGTCGTTGGTGCCACAGCGACGGGAAAGTCTGCGCTCGCCGTTCAACTAGCCCATCGCCTCAACGGCGAGATCATCAATGCTGATGCGCTTCAGCTCTACCGGGGGATGGACATCGGCACCGCTAAAGTAACGCGCGAAGAACGCGAAGGTGTGCCCCATCATCTGCTCGACGTTCTGGACGTCACCCAGGAAGCGTCCGTGAAGGCCTACCAGCGAGAGGCGCGCCGTATCTGCGAGGAAATCCGCGCCCGTGGGAAGGTGCCGATTGCGGTTGGCGGGTCCGGGCTCTATGTGCGCGCATTGACCGATCATATGGACATGCCCGGAACCGATCCTGTTGTGCGCGCACGGTACGAAGCGATCGCAGAACAGCAGGGTCCGGCTGCATTGCATCACCTGCTTACACAGCGCGACCCCGAGGCTGCCTCGGTAATTATCCCGAGCAATGTGCGGCGCGTGATCCGTGCCCTCGAAGTGGGGGAGCTGACGGGTAAACCCTTTGTCGCAGTTGCCCCGCCGCCGCAATGGCATCTGGACAACACGGTCGCTATCGGTCTGCGCATGCCCCGTGAACACCTCCATCAGCGAATCGATCTGAGGGCTCGGCGCATGTTTGCCGAGGGTCTCCTAGACGAGACACAGCATCTGCGTGAGCAGGGGCTCGACCGCGGAAAGACTGCGTCCCGTGCGATTGGATATTCCCAGGCATTGGCTGTCCTCGACGGGACGATGACGCTCGATCAGGCTATTGAGGCGACCACAGTCGGCACCCGACGGTTAGTACGGAAACAAGACACGTGGTTTCGTCGGGATCAGCGTGTGCGCTGGGTCGATGCGCTGCCCGGAGATGACCTCATTGAACGGGCCATGAAAGCCATTGATGACTAAGCGGGTTCGACGTGGTGGTTCCCGACCACTAGCGTGTTGGCATGACTGACGCGTCCGCTCCTTCCTCCCGGCCAGATCCCACAGCCTGCGCGGGCCCATGTAATGCCCTCGAAGACAATGTGAAGAGCCCAGTGTCAAACCCTCGCGACGCTATGGTTGTGGAACACAATTCTGCGTACTCCGCGAAACAGGCCATCCGAAGTGCCAGCTACAGTGCCGACAAAATCGTGCGCAGCGCAGTAAAAGTCGCCAAGGGGCATGGAACCGCGAACGATTTCGTGATTATTGAAGACCCCGATGGGCAGATCCAACTCGATGCTCAGGCCGTGCGGACCCTCACCGATCGGCGC
Coding sequences within it:
- the miaA gene encoding tRNA (adenosine(37)-N6)-dimethylallyltransferase MiaA, whose protein sequence is MTVPPPLLVVVGATATGKSALAVQLAHRLNGEIINADALQLYRGMDIGTAKVTREEREGVPHHLLDVLDVTQEASVKAYQREARRICEEIRARGKVPIAVGGSGLYVRALTDHMDMPGTDPVVRARYEAIAEQQGPAALHHLLTQRDPEAASVIIPSNVRRVIRALEVGELTGKPFVAVAPPPQWHLDNTVAIGLRMPREHLHQRIDLRARRMFAEGLLDETQHLREQGLDRGKTASRAIGYSQALAVLDGTMTLDQAIEATTVGTRRLVRKQDTWFRRDQRVRWVDALPGDDLIERAMKAIDD